The following coding sequences lie in one Triticum urartu cultivar G1812 unplaced genomic scaffold, Tu2.1 TuUngrouped_contig_6940, whole genome shotgun sequence genomic window:
- the LOC125531294 gene encoding dehydrin DHN3 isoform X1, translated as MEHGQATNRIDEYGNPVAGHGVGTGLGAHGGVGTGAAAGGHFQPTREEHKAGGILQRSGSSSSSSSSEDDGMGGRRKKGIKDKIKEKLPGGHGDQQQTAGTYGQQGHTGMTGTGAHGTAATGGTHGQQGHTGVTGTGTHGTDGTGEKKGIMDKIKEKLPGQH; from the exons ATGGAGCACGGCCAGGCGACTAACCGCATCGACGAGTACGGCAACCCGGTGGCCGGGCATGGCGTCGGCACCGGCCTGGGGGCGCACGGCGGCGTGGGCACCGGCGCGGCCGCTGGTGGGCATTTCCAGCCCACGAGAGAGGAGCACAAGGCCGGAGGGATCCTGCAGCGGTCCGGCAGCTCTAGTAGCTCCAGCTCG TCTGAGGATGATGGCATgggcgggaggaggaagaagggcatcAAGGATAAGATAAAGGAGAAGCTTCCGGGTGGCCACGGCGACCAGCAGCAGACCGCTGGCACCTACGGGCAGCAGGGTCACACGGGAATGACCGGCACCGGGGCGCATGGTACAGCAGCCACTGGCGGCACCCACGGGCAGCAGGGACACACCGGAGTGACCGGCACGGGG ACGCATGGCACCGACGGCACCGGCGAGAAGAAGGGCATCATGGACAAGATCAAGGAGAAGCTGCCCGGACAGCACTGA
- the LOC125531294 gene encoding dehydrin DHN3 isoform X2 gives MEHGQATNRIDEYGNPVAGHGVGTGLGAHGGVGTGAAAGGHFQPTREEHKAGGILQRSGSSSSSSSSEDDGMGGRRKKGIKDKIKEKLPGGHGDQQQTAGTYGQQGHTGMTGTGAHGTAATGGTHGQQGHTGVTGTGTHGTDGTGEKKGIMDKIKEKLPGQH, from the exons ATGGAGCACGGCCAGGCGACTAACCGCATCGACGAGTACGGCAACCCGGTGGCCGGGCATGGCGTCGGCACCGGCCTGGGGGCGCACGGCGGCGTGGGCACCGGCGCGGCCGCTGGTGGGCATTTCCAGCCCACGAGAGAGGAGCACAAGGCCGGAGGGATCCTGCAGCGGTCCGGCAGCTCTAGTAGCTCCAGCTCG TCTGAGGATGATGGCATgggcgggaggaggaagaagggcatcAAGGATAAGATAAAGGAGAAGCTTCCGGGTGGCCACGGCGACCAGCAGCAGACCGCTGGCACCTACGGGCAGCAGGGTCACACGGGAATGACCGGCACCGGGGCGCATGGTACAGCAGCCACTGGCGGCACCCACGGGCAGCAGGGACACACCGGAGTGACCGGCACG GGGACGCATGGCACCGACGGCACCGGCGAGAAGAAGGGCATCATGGACAAGATCAAGGAGAAGCTGCCCGGACAGCACTGA
- the LOC125531294 gene encoding dehydrin DHN3 isoform X3 has product MEYQGHQQHGQATNRVDEYGNPVAGHGVGTGAAAGGHFQPSREEHKAGGILQRSGSSSSSSSSEDDGMGGRRKKGIKDKIKEKLPGGHGDQQQTTDNTYGQQGHTAGMAGTGGTYGQPGHTGMAGTGTHGTDGTGEKKGIMDKIKEKLPGQH; this is encoded by the exons ATGGAGTACCAGGGACATCAGCAGCACGGTCAGGCGACTAACCGCGTCGACGAGTACGGTAACCCGGTTGCCGGACATGGCGTCGGCACCGGCGCGGCCGCTGGTGGGCATTTCCAGCCCTCGAGGGAGGAGCACAAGGCCGGCGGGATCCTGCAGCGCTCCGGCAGCTCTAGTAGCTCCAGCTCG TCTGAGGATGATGGCATgggcgggaggaggaagaagggcatcAAGGATAAGATCAAGGAGAAGCTCCCTGGTGGCCACGGCGACCAGCAGCAGACCACTGACAACACCTACGGACAGCAAGGTCATACGGCAGGGATGGCCGGCACTGGCGGCACCTACGGCCAGCCGGGACACACCGGAATGGCCGGCACTGGGACGCATGGCACCGACGGCACCGGCGAGAAGAAGGGCATCATGGACAAGATCAAGGAGAAGCTGCCCGGACAGCACTGA